One genomic segment of Streptococcus salivarius includes these proteins:
- the rplA gene encoding 50S ribosomal protein L1, producing MAKKSKQMRAALEKIDSTKAYSVEEAVALAQETNFAKFDATVEVSYNLNIDVKKADQQIRGAMVLPNGTGKTQRVLVFARGAKAEEAKAAGADFVGEDELVAKINGGWLDFDVVVATPDMMAIVGRLGRVLGPRNLMPNPKTGTVTMDVAKAVEESKGGKITYRADKAGNVQAIIGKVSFETEKLVENFKAFNDAIQKAKPATAKGAYITNLSITTTQGAGIKVDPNSL from the coding sequence ATGGCTAAAAAAAGCAAACAAATGCGTGCTGCTCTTGAAAAGATCGACAGCACAAAAGCTTACAGCGTAGAAGAAGCTGTAGCTCTTGCACAAGAAACTAACTTCGCAAAATTCGATGCTACTGTTGAAGTATCATACAACCTTAACATCGACGTTAAGAAAGCTGACCAACAAATCCGTGGAGCAATGGTATTGCCAAACGGTACTGGTAAAACTCAACGCGTTCTTGTATTTGCTCGTGGTGCTAAAGCTGAAGAAGCTAAAGCAGCAGGTGCTGACTTCGTTGGTGAAGACGAACTCGTTGCTAAAATCAACGGTGGATGGCTTGACTTTGACGTTGTTGTTGCAACACCAGACATGATGGCAATCGTTGGTCGTCTTGGACGTGTCCTTGGACCACGTAACTTGATGCCAAACCCTAAAACTGGTACTGTAACTATGGACGTTGCTAAAGCAGTTGAAGAGTCTAAAGGTGGTAAAATCACTTACCGTGCTGATAAAGCAGGTAACGTACAAGCTATCATCGGTAAAGTTTCATTCGAAACTGAAAAATTGGTTGAAAACTTCAAAGCATTTAACGATGCAATTCAAAAAGCTAAACCAGCTACAGCGAAAGGTGCTTACATCACAAACCTTTCAATCACTACTACACAAGGTGCTGGTATCAAAGTTGATCCTAACTCATTGTAA
- the rplK gene encoding 50S ribosomal protein L11 — MAKKVENIVKLQIPAGKATPAPPVGPALGQAGINIMGFTKEFNARTADQAGMIIPVVISVYEDKSFDFITKTPPAAVLLKKAAGVEKGSGTPNSVKVASVTRAQVQEIAETKMPDLNAANIESAMRMIEGTARSMGFTVTD; from the coding sequence ATGGCTAAAAAAGTCGAAAACATCGTAAAACTTCAGATTCCTGCTGGTAAAGCGACTCCAGCTCCACCAGTTGGACCAGCTCTTGGTCAAGCCGGAATCAACATCATGGGATTCACTAAAGAGTTTAACGCTCGTACAGCTGACCAAGCTGGTATGATCATCCCAGTTGTTATCTCTGTGTATGAAGATAAATCATTTGATTTCATCACTAAAACACCACCAGCTGCTGTTCTTTTGAAAAAAGCTGCAGGTGTTGAAAAAGGTTCAGGTACTCCAAACTCAGTTAAAGTTGCTTCAGTAACTCGTGCACAAGTACAAGAAATTGCTGAAACTAAAATGCCTGACTTGAACGCTGCAAACATCGAATCAGCTATGCGTATGATCGAAGGTACTGCACGTTCAATGGGATTCACTGTTACTGACTAA
- a CDS encoding DUF3397 domain-containing protein, giving the protein MILYKFFAIAFLILTPIFAFIIHRFFSLKYLGLNFADLTFPLYFIELVAVSARFFTHSFLPYITILLSLAAIIITIQMLRKTQSFKFKRFLKLFWRISFFITSLFYLGTVILIFIVS; this is encoded by the coding sequence ATGATTCTATATAAATTCTTTGCTATAGCATTTTTGATTCTAACACCTATCTTTGCTTTTATTATCCACCGCTTCTTCAGTTTAAAATACCTCGGGCTTAATTTTGCTGACCTTACCTTCCCTCTTTATTTTATTGAGCTAGTTGCTGTGTCAGCCCGTTTCTTTACCCATAGCTTTTTGCCTTACATCACCATTTTATTATCCTTGGCGGCTATAATTATCACGATTCAAATGCTGAGAAAAACACAATCCTTTAAATTTAAACGTTTTCTTAAGTTGTTCTGGCGTATCAGCTTTTTTATCACCAGTCTTTTCTATTTGGGGACCGTGATTCTCATTTTTATTGTTTCTTAA
- a CDS encoding beta-class carbonic anhydrase: protein MSYFENFLNANKAYVDLHGTAHLPLKPKTKVAIVTCMDSRLHVAQALGLALGDAHILRNAGGRVTEDMIRSLVISQQQMGTREIVVLHHTDCGAQTFKNDEFTAYLNKELGVDVSDQDFLPFTDVEESVREDMAILRQSPLIPEDVIISGAVYDVDTGRMTQVQP from the coding sequence ATGTCTTATTTTGAAAACTTTCTCAATGCCAACAAAGCCTATGTTGACCTCCACGGGACAGCCCATCTTCCCTTGAAACCAAAGACTAAGGTGGCTATTGTGACTTGTATGGATTCACGCCTTCACGTTGCTCAGGCCTTGGGGTTGGCCCTAGGTGACGCTCATATTTTGCGTAATGCGGGTGGTCGTGTGACGGAAGATATGATTCGTTCTTTGGTCATTTCTCAACAACAGATGGGGACACGAGAAATCGTAGTTCTTCACCATACAGATTGTGGTGCTCAGACCTTTAAGAACGATGAGTTTACCGCCTATCTCAATAAAGAACTTGGTGTTGATGTTTCTGATCAAGATTTTCTTCCATTCACAGATGTAGAAGAGAGTGTTCGTGAAGATATGGCCATTCTTCGTCAGTCACCGCTTATCCCTGAGGATGTTATCATCTCCGGTGCGGTTTATGATGTAGATACTGGTCGAATGACTCAAGTTCAACCCTAA
- a CDS encoding TIGR00266 family protein, with protein MQFFTDSNMQFPLVELSLNQGETVFIQRGSMVYHTPNVTLSTKLNASGSGLGRFVKAVGRSMVSGESSFITQVVSQSNNGYIALAPDSPGQVIPLYLGEKQYRLNDGAFLALDGTAYYTMELQSVGKALFGGQGGFFVMTTQGQGTLLANAYGSIKKIELNNQEVTIDNAHVVAWSQTLDYNIHLENGFWQSIGTGEGVVNTFRGTGEIYVQSLNLQTFAGLLNRYLPKRS; from the coding sequence ATGCAATTTTTTACAGACAGCAACATGCAGTTCCCTTTAGTAGAGTTATCTCTTAATCAAGGTGAAACAGTCTTTATCCAGCGTGGCAGTATGGTATATCACACACCGAATGTGACACTGAGTACCAAATTAAATGCCAGTGGATCAGGTTTAGGTCGCTTTGTAAAAGCAGTTGGGCGTTCAATGGTTTCGGGCGAAAGTAGCTTTATTACTCAGGTTGTCTCGCAGTCCAATAATGGCTATATAGCCTTGGCCCCTGATTCTCCAGGTCAAGTGATTCCACTTTATTTAGGTGAAAAACAGTACCGACTCAACGACGGTGCCTTTCTAGCACTTGATGGCACAGCTTACTATACAATGGAGCTCCAGTCTGTTGGTAAGGCTCTTTTTGGTGGTCAGGGTGGTTTCTTTGTAATGACTACCCAAGGCCAAGGAACTCTCTTGGCAAATGCTTACGGCTCTATTAAAAAAATTGAGCTAAACAATCAAGAAGTGACTATTGATAATGCTCATGTCGTTGCCTGGAGTCAGACACTTGATTATAATATTCACCTGGAAAATGGTTTCTGGCAGTCTATTGGGACAGGAGAGGGTGTTGTTAATACCTTTAGAGGAACAGGTGAAATTTATGTTCAAAGTCTCAATCTTCAAACCTTTGCAGGCTTGCTTAATAGATACTTGCCAAAACGTTCATAA
- the radA gene encoding DNA repair protein RadA, which yields MAKKKSTFVCRECGYNSPKYLGRCPNCSSWSSFEEEVEVQEVKNARVSLTGEKSKPTKLKEVSSINYARIKTDMDEFNRVLGGGVVPGSLVLIGGDPGIGKSTLLLQVSTQLANKGTVLYVSGEESAEQIKLRSERLGDIDNEFYLYAETNMQAVRSQVEAIKPDFLIIDSIQTIMSPEISGVQGSVSQVREVTAELMQIAKTNNIATFIVGHVTKEGQLAGPRMLEHMVDTVLYFEGERHHTFRILRAVKNRFGSTNEIGIFEMQSGGLVEVLNPSQVFLEERLDGATGSAIVVTMEGSRPILAEVQALVTPTVFGNAKRTTTGLDFNRVSLIMAVLEKRCGLLLQNQDAYLKSAGGVKLDEPAIDLAVAVAIASSYKELPTNPQEAFIGEIGLTGEIRRVTRIEQRINEAAKLGFTKIYAPKNSLHGMKIPEGIQVIGVTTVGEVLKKVFS from the coding sequence ATAGCTAAGAAAAAATCAACTTTTGTTTGTCGAGAATGTGGCTACAATTCACCCAAATATCTAGGGCGTTGTCCCAACTGTTCTTCCTGGTCCTCTTTTGAGGAGGAAGTTGAGGTGCAGGAGGTGAAAAATGCTCGTGTCAGTTTGACGGGTGAAAAGTCCAAACCTACTAAATTAAAAGAAGTCTCTTCAATTAATTATGCCCGCATAAAGACTGACATGGACGAGTTTAACCGTGTTTTAGGTGGCGGTGTGGTTCCGGGTAGTCTGGTTCTTATTGGAGGAGATCCAGGGATAGGGAAATCGACTCTTCTCTTACAAGTGTCAACACAGCTGGCTAACAAGGGAACTGTCCTCTATGTTTCTGGGGAAGAATCTGCCGAGCAAATCAAATTGCGGAGCGAACGTTTAGGTGATATTGATAACGAATTTTATCTTTATGCTGAGACTAATATGCAAGCCGTTCGCAGCCAAGTAGAGGCCATAAAACCCGATTTCCTCATTATCGACTCTATTCAGACCATCATGAGTCCAGAGATTTCTGGCGTTCAAGGTTCTGTATCTCAGGTTCGTGAAGTCACTGCTGAACTCATGCAGATTGCCAAAACCAATAACATTGCCACATTTATTGTTGGGCATGTGACCAAGGAGGGACAGCTGGCTGGGCCACGTATGTTGGAACACATGGTGGATACTGTGCTTTATTTTGAGGGGGAACGTCATCATACCTTCCGTATTTTACGAGCAGTCAAAAACCGTTTTGGTTCAACCAATGAGATTGGGATTTTTGAGATGCAGTCTGGTGGTTTGGTAGAGGTGCTAAATCCTAGCCAGGTTTTCTTAGAGGAACGCCTAGACGGTGCTACAGGTTCTGCCATTGTTGTGACAATGGAAGGTAGCAGACCTATCTTAGCTGAAGTTCAAGCCTTGGTGACACCAACCGTCTTTGGTAATGCCAAGCGGACAACGACGGGACTGGACTTTAACCGTGTCAGCCTCATTATGGCTGTTTTAGAGAAACGTTGTGGCCTTCTTCTCCAAAATCAAGATGCCTATCTCAAATCGGCTGGTGGTGTCAAATTGGACGAGCCAGCTATTGACCTCGCTGTAGCCGTTGCGATTGCTTCTAGTTACAAGGAGCTTCCAACTAATCCACAAGAAGCTTTTATAGGAGAAATTGGGTTGACTGGAGAGATTCGCCGAGTAACTCGCATTGAACAGCGTATTAATGAAGCTGCTAAATTAGGTTTTACTAAGATTTATGCTCCAAAGAATTCGCTTCATGGCATGAAGATTCCAGAAGGTATCCAGGTCATTGGGGTCACGACGGTAGGAGAAGTACTCAAAAAAGTCTTTTCTTAA
- a CDS encoding isochorismatase family protein: MADYLLVVDMQSDYVAVGKAYHEERTAAVNDKIASYPSDRVIYILNRFFWERKDRKKKFATGLLLVSSRIFEKRRASCFTNPDLKDFLEGNGTKSIEFIGVDGNGCVKASVLAAIKENYQVSVDLSAIGVANQKRFQKTLHKWHSAGVSVEGELS, translated from the coding sequence ATGGCAGACTATTTATTAGTTGTAGATATGCAGTCAGATTATGTTGCTGTAGGAAAAGCATATCATGAAGAACGGACTGCAGCTGTAAATGACAAAATTGCTAGCTATCCCAGCGACCGGGTTATCTATATTCTCAATCGTTTTTTCTGGGAGAGAAAAGATAGAAAGAAGAAATTTGCGACCGGCTTGCTGCTTGTATCTTCTCGTATCTTTGAGAAGCGTCGGGCTTCTTGCTTTACTAATCCAGATTTAAAAGATTTTTTAGAGGGAAATGGTACAAAAAGCATAGAGTTTATAGGGGTAGATGGCAATGGCTGTGTTAAGGCTTCCGTTTTGGCGGCTATCAAGGAGAACTATCAGGTTTCCGTAGATTTGTCTGCTATCGGAGTTGCCAACCAGAAGAGATTTCAAAAAACATTGCATAAGTGGCACTCTGCTGGAGTAAGCGTAGAAGGAGAATTATCATAG
- a CDS encoding dUTP diphosphatase, with product MTKIRGFELVSTYTNQDLLPKRETAHAAGYDLKVAERTVIAPGEIVLVPTGVKAYMQAGEVLYLYDRSSNPRKKGLVLINSVGVIDGDYYGNPGNEGHIFAQMKNITDQPVTLEVGERIVQGVFMPFLIVDGDEADGVRTGGFGSTGK from the coding sequence ATGACAAAAATTCGTGGATTTGAACTTGTATCAACCTATACCAATCAGGACTTGCTTCCAAAACGGGAGACAGCCCATGCAGCTGGCTACGACTTAAAGGTGGCAGAGCGCACAGTGATTGCACCAGGAGAAATCGTCCTCGTCCCAACTGGGGTCAAGGCTTATATGCAAGCGGGTGAGGTGCTTTATCTTTATGATCGTTCTTCTAATCCTCGCAAAAAAGGTCTGGTCTTGATCAACTCTGTGGGGGTTATTGATGGCGATTACTATGGAAATCCAGGGAATGAGGGTCACATCTTCGCCCAGATGAAAAATATTACGGATCAGCCCGTGACTCTTGAAGTTGGCGAACGTATCGTTCAAGGTGTCTTTATGCCCTTCTTAATTGTAGATGGAGATGAAGCTGACGGTGTTCGTACAGGTGGTTTCGGATCGACAGGGAAATAG
- a CDS encoding NADPH-dependent FMN reductase, with protein sequence MKFIGLVGTNSKRSTNRQLLQYIQKHFADKADIELVEIKDLPVFNKPANKQLPESVLEIVKKIDEADGVIIGTPEYDHSIPAVLMNALAWVSYGVFPLLNKPVMITGASYGTLGASRAQLQLRQILNAPEIKANVLPDEFLLSHSLQAFDSNGDLVDLDVIKKLDAIFDDFRLYVKITGKLSHATELLHKEAEDFDWESL encoded by the coding sequence ATGAAATTCATCGGACTTGTTGGTACGAATTCAAAACGTTCAACTAATAGACAATTATTGCAATATATTCAGAAACATTTTGCAGATAAGGCAGACATCGAACTTGTTGAAATCAAAGACCTCCCTGTCTTTAACAAACCCGCTAACAAACAATTGCCAGAAAGTGTCCTTGAAATCGTTAAAAAAATCGATGAGGCTGATGGGGTTATTATTGGAACACCTGAGTATGACCACTCAATTCCAGCTGTTCTCATGAATGCTTTAGCTTGGGTCTCATACGGTGTTTTCCCTCTTTTGAATAAGCCTGTTATGATTACAGGAGCATCTTATGGAACTCTAGGAGCTTCTCGTGCACAGCTACAACTTCGTCAAATTTTGAATGCTCCAGAAATCAAAGCTAATGTGCTTCCAGACGAATTCTTGCTTTCACATTCCCTTCAAGCTTTTGATAGCAATGGTGATTTAGTTGACCTCGATGTCATCAAAAAATTAGATGCTATTTTCGATGACTTCCGTCTCTACGTCAAAATTACTGGTAAACTCTCACATGCTACAGAGTTATTACATAAAGAAGCTGAAGACTTCGACTGGGAAAGCCTATAA
- a CDS encoding NAD(P)H-dependent oxidoreductase, translating into MKFVGLVGANYDQSYNRKLLEFIRRHFKIKFELEVLEIDDVPMFNQDEKWNESFQLRLLNNKITRADGVIIATPEHNHTISAALKSVLEWLSFEVHPFENKPVMIVGASYYDQGTSRAQVHLRKILEAPGVNAYTLPGNEFLLGKAKEAFDLEGNITNEGTINFLEQCLDNFIQYVGVVSKLKKPKPIEPEDLDCNNPIATTVTEVDPDDPEWVEKVAEITGAVSGDTYVKLDHGILTVNQIDMFLKAMPFELTYADDNNQFLYYNNAHQDPDTMFAKRVPPQSGSRMSTVHGSLPPARMKNVEWVIGTLRNGNQEYVRTIVPGSPEGVINTHNYQAMYYDDGSYAGINEIVFNFKPWLDWYLETTGQRLVGGSGPFAPAAASHGGSDATSGASDAGGHGGDAAPAADATSGASSY; encoded by the coding sequence ATGAAATTTGTTGGACTCGTTGGAGCAAATTATGATCAATCATATAACCGTAAACTGCTCGAATTTATCAGAAGACATTTTAAAATTAAATTTGAACTTGAAGTTTTGGAAATTGATGACGTTCCTATGTTTAACCAAGATGAAAAATGGAATGAAAGTTTCCAACTTCGCTTACTTAATAACAAAATTACACGCGCTGACGGTGTCATCATTGCAACACCTGAGCACAACCACACTATCTCTGCAGCACTTAAATCAGTATTAGAGTGGCTATCATTCGAAGTGCACCCTTTTGAAAACAAGCCTGTAATGATTGTTGGTGCTTCTTACTACGATCAAGGGACTTCACGTGCCCAAGTGCATTTGCGTAAAATCCTTGAAGCGCCTGGTGTTAATGCTTATACACTTCCAGGTAATGAATTCTTGCTTGGAAAGGCTAAAGAAGCTTTTGACCTTGAGGGGAACATTACTAACGAAGGTACTATTAATTTCCTTGAACAATGCTTAGACAATTTCATCCAATATGTAGGAGTGGTTTCTAAATTGAAAAAACCAAAACCAATTGAACCTGAAGACTTGGATTGTAACAACCCAATCGCTACAACTGTTACCGAAGTTGATCCTGACGATCCAGAGTGGGTAGAAAAAGTAGCTGAAATCACTGGTGCGGTATCTGGTGATACCTACGTGAAATTGGACCACGGTATTTTGACGGTTAATCAAATTGACATGTTCCTCAAGGCTATGCCATTTGAATTGACCTATGCCGATGACAACAACCAGTTCCTCTACTACAATAACGCCCATCAAGATCCTGATACTATGTTCGCCAAACGTGTACCACCTCAATCTGGTAGCCGTATGTCAACTGTTCACGGCTCACTTCCACCAGCTCGTATGAAAAATGTGGAATGGGTTATTGGTACACTGCGTAATGGTAACCAAGAATATGTTCGTACGATTGTTCCAGGGTCACCTGAAGGAGTTATCAATACGCATAACTATCAGGCTATGTACTATGATGATGGTTCTTATGCAGGAATCAATGAAATCGTCTTTAACTTTAAACCATGGCTTGACTGGTATCTCGAAACAACTGGTCAACGCCTTGTCGGAGGAAGCGGTCCTTTTGCACCAGCTGCAGCTAGTCATGGCGGTAGCGACGCCACATCTGGTGCATCAGATGCGGGTGGTCATGGTGGCGACGCAGCCCCAGCCGCAGATGCCACATCTGGAGCATCCTCATATTAA
- a CDS encoding formate/nitrite transporter family protein — MSQFQEKVFAACAKKEALFDESLGRYALRSMLAGAYLTMSTAVGIIGADVIATGIPALSRFVFAFIFAIGLVFVLIFNGELATSNMMFLTSGAYYGKIKWSKVCTILLYCTFFNFVGALILPWFFNQSFSFQHLTDKSFLVTAVSTKLGKTDWMNFTEGITANMFVNIAILGYMLLKEESAKIFIALSAIFMFVFLINEHLIANFASFMLLGFNGVRDAVDNFTLANILRQWIVVFFGNWIGGGIFIGLAYSWLNKTKTPHID; from the coding sequence ATGTCTCAATTTCAAGAAAAAGTATTCGCTGCTTGTGCTAAAAAAGAAGCTCTCTTTGACGAAAGTCTGGGGCGCTATGCCTTGCGTTCTATGCTTGCAGGAGCTTATCTTACCATGTCGACTGCTGTAGGAATTATTGGTGCGGATGTTATCGCAACAGGTATTCCAGCCCTTTCTCGTTTTGTCTTTGCCTTTATCTTTGCCATCGGACTGGTCTTCGTTCTCATATTCAATGGAGAGTTGGCTACTTCAAACATGATGTTCCTGACCAGTGGTGCCTATTATGGTAAAATCAAATGGAGCAAGGTGTGTACCATCCTCCTCTACTGTACCTTCTTTAATTTTGTCGGCGCCCTTATCTTGCCCTGGTTCTTCAACCAATCCTTCTCTTTCCAACATTTGACTGACAAGAGTTTCTTAGTTACTGCTGTCTCAACCAAGCTTGGAAAAACAGATTGGATGAACTTTACAGAAGGTATTACAGCGAATATGTTCGTTAATATTGCCATCTTGGGCTACATGCTCCTCAAAGAAGAATCTGCTAAGATTTTCATTGCGCTATCAGCCATCTTCATGTTTGTATTTTTAATTAATGAACACTTGATTGCTAACTTTGCCTCTTTCATGTTGCTCGGTTTCAACGGTGTGCGTGACGCTGTAGATAATTTCACTTTGGCAAATATTCTACGTCAGTGGATAGTCGTTTTCTTCGGTAACTGGATTGGTGGAGGTATTTTCATTGGTTTGGCATACTCTTGGCTCAATAAAACTAAAACACCTCACATTGATTAG
- a CDS encoding MptD family putative ECF transporter S component produces the protein MRQKTFIKQTSLAILLYFICLALAVTIDLIFFKVKNMYHTPALAAIFAGWVYLGLIRKTKQFGAITCLGIFMSLFFFASGHFVLAFLPSFLAGLVADFLAKKGNYENNKLNLLSYMIFSLGNLAPIITMWLAPKAYIAQLLAKGKTQDYVNQVMVPFTASHALILIGGTLMAALIGGYIAQNWLKKINSHQPS, from the coding sequence ATGCGTCAAAAAACATTCATCAAACAAACCAGCCTAGCTATTCTACTGTATTTTATTTGCCTAGCCCTTGCAGTGACTATTGATTTAATCTTTTTCAAAGTCAAAAATATGTATCATACGCCTGCTTTAGCGGCTATCTTTGCAGGCTGGGTCTACTTGGGGCTTATCAGAAAGACAAAACAATTTGGAGCAATTACCTGTCTGGGTATCTTTATGTCCCTCTTCTTCTTTGCCTCTGGACACTTTGTTCTAGCCTTTCTTCCTAGCTTTCTAGCTGGCCTTGTCGCTGACTTTCTAGCTAAGAAAGGGAACTATGAGAATAATAAACTTAATCTACTTTCCTATATGATCTTTTCCCTAGGAAACTTAGCACCCATTATCACCATGTGGCTTGCACCCAAAGCCTATATCGCACAGCTCCTAGCCAAAGGGAAAACTCAAGATTATGTAAATCAAGTTATGGTTCCCTTTACAGCCAGTCATGCCTTAATCCTGATTGGAGGAACGCTCATGGCTGCTCTCATTGGAGGCTACATTGCCCAAAATTGGCTAAAAAAAATAAATAGCCATCAGCCCTCCTAA
- a CDS encoding NAD(P)H-dependent glycerol-3-phosphate dehydrogenase yields the protein MKKQKIAVLGPGSWGTALAQVLNDNGHEVRIWGNIPEQIDEINEKHTNTRYFKDVVLDENIRAYKELSEALDSVDAVLFVVPTKVTRLVAKQVAELLDHEVVVMHASKGLEPGTHERLSTILEEEIPKELRSEIVVVSGPSHAEETIVRDITLITAASKDLEAARYVQGIFSNSYFRLYTNSDVIGVETAGALKNIIAVGAGALHGMGYGDNAKAAVITRGLAEITRLGVKLGADPLTYSGLSGVGDLIVTGTSIHSRNWRAGDALGRGEKLEDIERNMGMVIEGISTTKVAYEIAQELGVYMPITTAIYKSIYEGADIKESILNMMSNELRSENEWDKK from the coding sequence ATGAAAAAACAAAAAATCGCTGTCTTGGGCCCTGGTTCATGGGGAACTGCCCTTGCTCAGGTACTCAACGACAACGGACACGAGGTTCGTATTTGGGGAAATATCCCTGAACAAATTGATGAAATTAACGAGAAACACACCAATACCCGCTACTTCAAGGATGTGGTTTTGGATGAAAACATTAGAGCCTACAAGGAGCTGTCTGAAGCCCTAGATAGTGTCGACGCTGTTCTCTTTGTTGTTCCAACCAAGGTTACTCGCTTAGTTGCTAAGCAAGTTGCTGAACTTTTGGACCACGAAGTTGTTGTCATGCATGCTTCAAAAGGTTTGGAACCTGGAACACACGAACGTCTTTCAACAATCCTTGAAGAAGAGATTCCTAAGGAACTTCGTAGTGAGATTGTTGTCGTATCTGGTCCAAGCCACGCTGAAGAAACTATCGTTCGCGATATCACCCTGATTACAGCAGCATCTAAGGATCTTGAAGCGGCACGCTATGTCCAAGGTATTTTCAGTAATAGCTACTTCCGCCTCTACACCAATTCAGATGTGATTGGTGTTGAAACAGCTGGTGCTCTTAAAAACATTATTGCGGTAGGTGCTGGTGCCCTCCACGGTATGGGATATGGGGACAATGCCAAGGCAGCCGTTATTACTCGTGGACTTGCGGAAATTACTCGTCTTGGTGTGAAACTTGGAGCTGATCCTTTGACTTACAGCGGTCTATCTGGGGTTGGTGACCTTATTGTTACAGGAACTTCTATCCATTCACGTAACTGGCGTGCTGGGGATGCGCTCGGTCGTGGAGAAAAACTAGAAGACATTGAACGTAACATGGGAATGGTTATCGAAGGTATTTCAACCACAAAGGTTGCCTACGAAATCGCCCAAGAACTCGGCGTCTACATGCCAATTACAACAGCAATCTACAAGTCTATCTATGAGGGTGCTGATATTAAGGAATCTATTCTCAATATGATGTCCAATGAATTGCGCTCTGAAAATGAATGGGATAAAAAATAA
- the galU gene encoding UTP--glucose-1-phosphate uridylyltransferase GalU, with amino-acid sequence MKNQKVRKAIIPAAGLGTRFLPATKALAKEMLPIVDKPTIQFIVEEALKSGIEDILVVTGKSKRSIEDHFDSNFELEYNLEQKGKTDLLKLVNDTTAINLHFIRQSHPRGLGDAVLQAKAFVGNEPFVVMLGDDLMDITNDKAVPLTKQLINDYEETHASTIAVMPVPHEEVSSYGVIAPQGEGENGRYSVETFVEKPNPEDAPSDLAIIGRYLLTPEIFGILETQEPGAGNEVQLTDAIDTLNKTQRVFAREFTGDRYDVGDKFGFMKTSIDYALKHPQIKDDLKQYLIDLGHKLEGKPAKKD; translated from the coding sequence ATGAAGAATCAAAAAGTTAGAAAAGCTATCATCCCCGCTGCAGGACTCGGAACACGCTTTTTACCAGCTACTAAAGCTTTGGCCAAAGAAATGTTGCCAATCGTTGACAAACCAACTATTCAATTTATCGTTGAAGAAGCCCTCAAATCAGGTATCGAAGATATCTTGGTGGTGACTGGTAAATCAAAACGTTCTATCGAAGACCACTTTGATTCAAACTTCGAGTTAGAATATAACTTGGAACAAAAAGGTAAGACAGACCTGTTGAAATTGGTTAATGACACTACTGCTATTAACCTCCACTTTATCCGCCAAAGCCACCCACGTGGCCTTGGAGATGCTGTTCTTCAAGCTAAAGCATTTGTCGGGAATGAGCCATTTGTTGTTATGCTTGGTGATGACCTTATGGATATCACTAACGATAAAGCTGTACCATTGACTAAACAGCTCATTAACGATTATGAGGAAACACACGCATCAACCATTGCAGTTATGCCTGTACCACACGAAGAAGTTTCTTCTTATGGTGTCATCGCCCCTCAAGGCGAAGGCGAAAATGGACGTTATAGCGTTGAAACTTTCGTTGAAAAACCAAATCCAGAGGATGCACCAAGTGATCTTGCTATCATCGGACGTTACCTTCTAACACCTGAAATTTTCGGTATTTTGGAAACTCAAGAACCAGGTGCTGGAAACGAAGTCCAATTGACTGATGCTATCGATACGCTTAACAAGACACAACGCGTCTTTGCTCGCGAATTTACTGGAGACCGTTATGATGTCGGTGACAAATTCGGATTCATGAAAACGTCTATCGATTATGCGCTTAAACATCCTCAAATTAAAGATGACCTCAAGCAATACCTCATTGACTTGGGTCACAAACTTGAAGGCAAACCAGCTAAAAAAGACTAA